A stretch of the Nothobranchius furzeri strain GRZ-AD chromosome 5, NfurGRZ-RIMD1, whole genome shotgun sequence genome encodes the following:
- the tmod4 gene encoding tropomodulin-4: protein MSDPRDIDEDAILKGLSAEELDQLECELQEMDPENAMLPAGMRQRDQTKKGPTGPYDRDALMLYLEKQALESEDREDLVPFTGEKKGKAFIAKKKEIPEHEQVILEPELEEALKNASDAEMCDIAAILGMYTLMSNKQYYDALGTTGTIANKEGINSVVKPDPFKFFPEEPPNTTNVEETLERILNNDSSLTEVNLNNIKDIPIPVLKEIFEAMKENSHVEVLSIAATRSNDPVAYACAEMLQENTSLQSLNIESNFITSDGMMAIIKAMASNATLVELKIDNQRQKLGDSVEMEIASMLENNSSILKFGYHFNQQGPRARAAMAITRNNDMLRQQRLR, encoded by the exons ATGTCAGACCCCAGGGACATCGATGAGGACGCCATCCTCAAGGGCCTCAGCGCCGAGGAGCTGGACCAGCTGGAGTGTGAACTGCAGGAAATGGACCCCGAG AATGCCATGCTGCCAGCTGGCATGCGACAGCGTGACCAGACGAAGAAGGGTCCGACGGGGCCGTATGACCGTGACGCCCTGATGCTGTACCTGGAGAAGCAGGCTCTAGAGAGCGAGGACAGGGAGGATCTGGTGCCCTTTACTGGGGAAAAGAAAG GTAAGGCATTCATAGCCAAGAAGAAAGAGATCCCCGAACACGAGCAGGTGATCCTGGAGCCGGAGCTGGAGGAGGCTCTGAAAAACGCCTCAGATGCTGAGATGTGTGACATCGCAG CGATTCTTGGGATGTACACGCTAATGAGCAACAAGCAGTACTACGATGCTCTGGGCACCACCGGCACAATCGCGAACAAAGAGGGCATCAACA GTGTTGTGAAACCAGATCCATTCAAGTTCTTCCCAGAGGAGCCTCCAAACACCACAAATGTGGAGGAGACCTTGGAGAGAATCCTCAACAACGACAGCAGCCTGACTGAGGTCAACCTTAACAACATCAAG GACATTCCCATCCCAGTGCTTAAGGAGATTTTTGAAGCAATGAAGGAAAACTCTCACGTGGAAGTTTTAAGCATTGCAGCCACTCGTAGCAACGACCCTGTGGCCTAC GCATGTGCCGAGATGCTACAGGAGAATACCAGCTTGCAGAGTCTTAATATCGAGTCCAACTTTATCACATCAGATGGCATGATGGCCATCATCAAGGCCATGGCAAGCAATGCCACACTGGTAGAGCTTAAGATTGACAACCAG AGGCAGAAGCTGGGGGACTCTGTTGAAATGGAGATTGCTTCCATGTTGGAGAACAATTCCAGCATCCTTAAGTTTGGCTACCACTTTAACCAGCAAGGTCCCCGGGCCAGAGCCGCCATGGCCATCACAAGAAACAACGACATGC